The following proteins are co-located in the Candidatus Protochlamydia naegleriophila genome:
- a CDS encoding AAA family ATPase, which translates to MDRIKNPFSPGAGAPPPELVGRDPILEEAAILLGRIKLKRPEKSMLLTGLRGVGKTVLLNEIEHKAREEGYRTILIEAHEGKTLGALIAPHLWKLLFELDRIAGLGNKVKRGLSVLRSFISALNVTVNDVTIGLDIEPERGAADSGDLEIDLPNLFVALAEAAEDRKSAIAIFIDEIQYFSQKELGALIMAMHKIQQRQLPLVLLGTGLPILPGLAGDSKSYAERLFNFPNIGALSETDAAKALNDPAQVEGVVFEPDALAEIYRMTKGYPYFLQEWGYQSWNHAKASPITLKVIQEATSMVIQRLDKNFFRVRFDRLIPSEKNFLRAMAELGPGSHRSGDIADILNFKITSLAPVRSKLIKKGMIYSPAHGELSFTVPLFDEFMVRAIPNFK; encoded by the coding sequence ATGGATCGTATCAAAAACCCTTTCTCCCCTGGTGCTGGTGCGCCGCCTCCTGAATTGGTTGGCAGAGACCCAATTCTTGAAGAAGCTGCTATTCTTTTAGGGCGAATCAAACTAAAGCGACCTGAAAAAAGCATGCTACTTACAGGACTTCGGGGCGTAGGAAAAACCGTTTTGCTAAATGAAATTGAACACAAAGCAAGGGAAGAAGGCTATCGAACAATTTTAATCGAAGCTCATGAAGGTAAAACATTGGGAGCATTAATTGCGCCTCATCTTTGGAAGTTGCTTTTTGAATTGGATCGAATTGCTGGTCTTGGTAATAAAGTTAAACGTGGCTTATCTGTCTTACGCAGCTTTATTTCAGCTCTTAACGTAACGGTTAATGATGTCACGATTGGTTTAGATATTGAACCTGAAAGAGGGGCAGCGGATAGTGGAGATTTGGAAATCGACCTTCCTAATCTTTTTGTAGCTCTTGCGGAGGCTGCTGAGGACCGTAAAAGTGCCATTGCAATTTTTATCGATGAAATTCAATATTTCTCTCAAAAAGAGCTCGGCGCGTTAATCATGGCGATGCACAAAATCCAGCAACGTCAACTTCCTTTAGTCCTATTAGGAACCGGCTTACCAATTTTACCGGGATTAGCAGGAGACTCCAAATCGTATGCAGAAAGACTTTTCAACTTTCCCAATATTGGAGCATTATCAGAAACTGATGCCGCCAAAGCTCTAAATGACCCTGCTCAAGTCGAAGGGGTAGTTTTTGAACCTGATGCGTTAGCTGAAATCTATAGAATGACAAAAGGGTATCCCTACTTTCTTCAAGAGTGGGGTTATCAATCTTGGAATCATGCTAAAGCAAGTCCAATTACTCTAAAAGTCATTCAAGAAGCCACAAGTATGGTCATTCAACGCCTGGATAAGAATTTCTTCCGAGTTAGATTTGATCGTCTAATTCCTAGTGAAAAGAATTTCTTAAGAGCAATGGCTGAGTTAGGCCCAGGCTCTCATAGAAGTGGAGATATTGCGGACATATTGAATTTCAAAATAACGAGTCTCGCTCCTGTTAGGTCAAAACTAATCAAAAAGGGAATGATCTATAGCCCTGCTCATGGAGAACTATCTTTTACAGTTCCTCTTTTCGATGAATTCATGGTTAGAGCGATCCCGAATTTTAAATAG
- a CDS encoding helix-turn-helix domain-containing protein: MKKKIVYEESSGNVFADLGIENPEEALAKSELARQIAKLIKKKKLTQKHAAEILGIDQPKISALIRGRLRSFSLERLIRFLNELGQDVSIMISPAKSQAERGSTWIGESHSNTRIAALGR; the protein is encoded by the coding sequence ATGAAAAAAAAGATCGTATACGAAGAAAGCTCCGGAAACGTGTTTGCGGATTTAGGTATTGAAAATCCTGAAGAAGCTTTAGCAAAATCCGAGCTTGCTCGTCAAATTGCAAAGCTTATTAAGAAGAAAAAACTCACACAAAAGCATGCAGCTGAAATTTTAGGGATCGACCAACCCAAAATCTCCGCTTTGATTCGTGGTAGATTAAGAAGTTTTTCTTTAGAGCGCCTGATTCGTTTTCTAAACGAACTAGGACAAGACGTAAGTATCATGATTAGCCCAGCAAAATCACAAGCTGAGCGCGGTAGTACATGGATTGGTGAATCTCATTCCAACACTCGCATAGCTGCCCTAGGAAGATAA
- a CDS encoding type II toxin-antitoxin system RelE/ParE family toxin, producing MKRLFWIGSSREDLKQFPDEVQDEVGHGLYLAQMGDRHNHAKTLSGLGNAKVIELRENDRSGTYRVIYTVEMAEFIFVLHAFQKKSKSGISTPKQEIDLVKRRLKDAEALCKELKGEK from the coding sequence ATGAAACGACTTTTCTGGATTGGATCGAGCCGCGAAGACCTCAAGCAATTTCCCGATGAAGTTCAAGATGAAGTGGGACATGGTTTATATCTTGCGCAAATGGGCGATAGGCACAACCATGCAAAAACTCTTAGCGGGTTAGGTAATGCTAAAGTTATCGAGCTTCGTGAAAACGACAGATCGGGAACCTACCGCGTGATTTATACGGTTGAAATGGCTGAATTCATTTTTGTACTGCATGCCTTTCAGAAAAAATCCAAAAGTGGCATATCAACGCCAAAACAAGAAATTGATTTAGTTAAACGCCGTTTAAAAGATGCAGAAGCTCTCTGCAAAGAATTAAAAGGAGAAAAGTAG